A region from the Streptosporangium sp. NBC_01756 genome encodes:
- a CDS encoding nucleotidyltransferase domain-containing protein: MIKYPLVDDVALGALAQRLVEIPGVVAVVLGGSRARGTHRPDSDIDLGLYYRGDPDVTALRALAVQEAGERAEMTAPGGWGPWVNGGGWLTIDGWRVDWIYRDLDRVHRVWTDCQEGRYEVGAQAGHPLGFYSHAYAGEVALCRVLADPSGELTDLRESTRAYPAALSAALVDGLWEADFSVTLARYGAVGTDPAYAAGCLFRAIGVACQALHGHAGQWLINEKGMVASADRLPMAPQDFAVRAQRLLGHVGGSTQQIEQTVADAAALLGEVQAAVGR, encoded by the coding sequence GTGATCAAATATCCGCTTGTGGATGATGTGGCGCTGGGGGCGCTCGCGCAGCGGCTGGTAGAGATCCCCGGAGTGGTCGCGGTGGTGCTCGGCGGTAGTCGGGCCCGTGGCACGCACCGCCCGGATTCGGACATCGATCTGGGGCTGTACTACCGAGGCGATCCGGACGTGACGGCGCTGCGGGCGCTGGCCGTGCAGGAGGCTGGCGAACGGGCCGAGATGACCGCGCCGGGTGGCTGGGGGCCATGGGTCAACGGCGGCGGCTGGCTGACCATCGACGGCTGGCGGGTCGACTGGATCTACCGCGATCTGGACCGGGTCCACCGGGTCTGGACCGACTGCCAGGAAGGCCGCTACGAAGTCGGAGCCCAGGCCGGGCACCCGCTGGGTTTCTACTCCCACGCCTATGCCGGCGAGGTGGCGCTGTGCCGGGTGCTGGCCGATCCCAGCGGCGAGCTTACCGATCTGCGGGAAAGTACCCGCGCATACCCTGCGGCGCTGAGCGCCGCGCTGGTGGACGGGCTGTGGGAGGCGGACTTCTCTGTAACGCTGGCGCGGTACGGAGCGGTCGGCACCGACCCCGCTTATGCGGCCGGCTGCCTGTTTCGTGCCATCGGCGTCGCCTGCCAGGCCTTGCACGGTCACGCAGGCCAGTGGCTGATCAACGAGAAGGGCATGGTGGCCTCGGCCGACCGCCTGCCCATGGCTCCGCAGGACTTCGCCGTACGGGCGCAGAGGCTGCTTGGCCACGTTGGCGGGTCAACGCAGCAGATCGAGCAGACCGTCGCCGACGCGGCCGCCCTGCTAGGGGAGGTACAGGCAGCCGTCGGCCGCTGA
- a CDS encoding DUF1772 domain-containing protein, with protein sequence MRMDSLAGSIRFLSLTFAGLFAGFVNGVLVFELSLRNYDGSVYTQVRQIELDRLDILASVTLIPALITTAILVALAVRGRGRAFWLTSAALVLLVAVFVTTLLVNLPINGVQVGWSVTAPPADWADIRDRWQIAHAVRTVAAVLAFALLVAAAIVNVKQSFLHRHLLDRSQADHSAPARTYEGGRK encoded by the coding sequence ATGAGGATGGATTCGCTCGCCGGATCCATACGCTTCCTGAGCCTGACCTTCGCCGGGCTGTTCGCCGGATTCGTCAACGGGGTTCTCGTCTTCGAGCTGTCCCTGCGCAACTACGACGGGTCCGTGTACACCCAGGTCCGGCAGATCGAACTCGACCGCCTGGACATCCTCGCCTCCGTCACCCTGATTCCGGCACTGATCACCACCGCGATCCTGGTCGCCCTCGCGGTCAGGGGGAGAGGCCGTGCCTTCTGGCTGACGTCGGCGGCGCTCGTCCTGCTGGTGGCCGTCTTCGTCACGACGCTCCTCGTCAACCTCCCCATCAACGGCGTTCAGGTCGGCTGGAGCGTCACGGCGCCTCCCGCCGACTGGGCCGACATCCGTGATCGCTGGCAGATCGCACACGCGGTGCGCACGGTCGCGGCCGTACTCGCCTTCGCCCTGCTGGTCGCGGCCGCCATCGTCAATGTCAAGCAGTCCTTCCTGCACCGGCACCTGCTCGATCGGTCGCAAGCGGACCACTCCGCCCCCGCCCGCACATACGAGGGCGGACGTAAGTGA
- a CDS encoding NmrA family NAD(P)-binding protein, with product MILVTGATGTVGRPLVGVLAGEGVKVRAVTRDPQAAGLPAGVEVVVGDPSRPDTMSAVLEGVTSVFLHPRAVGEAAADLLALAKERGAGRVVALSAVNVDDDLADQPSRFQGDRNKEAEDAVVASGLDWVSLRSASFAVNTLRTWAPQIRAGDVVRGPYAAFAEPLIHEGDLAEVAARALLSTELTFQKVRLTGPRSLSHEELAAAIGEVIGRPLRYQEIPPEAFEQSMIQRGLPKPFVEALMARYARGAGPAEDVTDEVEKILGRPARTFSEWVADHAAAFRN from the coding sequence ATGATCCTGGTAACCGGTGCCACCGGCACCGTCGGACGTCCCCTGGTCGGCGTGCTCGCCGGCGAAGGCGTCAAGGTGCGTGCCGTCACCCGCGACCCGCAGGCGGCCGGCCTACCCGCCGGCGTCGAGGTCGTCGTGGGCGACCCGTCGCGGCCGGACACCATGAGCGCGGTCCTGGAGGGCGTCACTTCCGTCTTCCTCCACCCGCGCGCCGTGGGAGAAGCAGCCGCCGACCTGCTGGCACTCGCCAAGGAGCGCGGCGCCGGGAGAGTGGTGGCGCTCTCGGCCGTCAACGTCGACGACGACCTGGCCGACCAGCCGTCCCGCTTCCAGGGGGATAGGAACAAGGAGGCCGAGGACGCCGTCGTCGCGAGCGGCCTGGACTGGGTCAGCCTGCGGTCCGCCTCCTTCGCCGTCAACACCCTCCGCACGTGGGCCCCTCAGATCCGTGCCGGTGACGTCGTCCGCGGCCCCTATGCCGCGTTCGCCGAGCCCTTGATCCACGAAGGCGACCTGGCGGAGGTCGCCGCTCGCGCGCTGCTCAGCACCGAGTTGACCTTCCAGAAGGTACGGCTCACCGGCCCGCGGTCCCTGTCCCACGAAGAGTTGGCGGCGGCCATCGGCGAGGTGATCGGCCGGCCGCTGCGCTATCAGGAGATCCCACCGGAGGCATTCGAGCAGAGCATGATCCAGCGCGGCCTCCCGAAGCCGTTCGTCGAGGCCCTCATGGCCAGGTACGCCCGGGGCGCCGGGCCCGCCGAGGACGTCACCGACGAGGTGGAGAAGATCCTCGGCCGCCCGGCGCGCACCTTCAGCGAGTGGGTCGCCGACCACGCCGCCGCCTTCCGGAACTGA
- a CDS encoding WXG100-like domain-containing protein, translating into MGFDGFLVPDFAKPYIGWVVGMDWPEGDETGCFRLADACVITAHRIVQGTDADQPGSANKIGSAWDGAAHLAFVTHVERKVGGQVAATVKRLMDAAVALNGVGVQIQYTKYMIEVTVWLLIAQLAKILLLILANGAAGLALIPLRLQLARMTVKQLARECLRNIALFTGIVAGMDLGIQHLQKAQGRRDEIDAHQVTISALSGAVMGGLMGLLSGGLSWMATPALRAGLTRAEMSTAEKLLAAASSSLYGQAAQYALTGGITTVGTMLAQGNFSWDLLAKGITSSALGADGQHLITHLPHGADGAPKPHPTSPPPDSPSGHPPPGHPPPGSARAPETSGETTLAAASHNQRTTINSSAGVDGPSVWKSPDVWKSPDVLPQTEIPVSRPDSNAETPHAVRNASPSPRPDGPSAWKSTETPTRQAESAAARPDGTPTWKQPEASAQSANGAASRSETGLQSTDRGVPEMVANASRMSQPEGAPGTKGAEPISRPDISQSINSHVPDKVASAVPASRPDGPVVWQNKPEIHPPRTVEIGALGETAVHDVKIPSSPKTAAQALADGLTGVTKPERAAIRDWLTQVLSDGDRDTWTNHLQRGVALSVRGKVIYLRLTPTEFTHVEHPSLAPEKPVTFGGGGVDGKSSQASSLDRTTGLIRALSDSSDEAEANALPRTGISSTLRTTHTNGIEVISGHKFVSPVHEYFLADISLDVYRNAQKIVETAAIPELSVTLPFPKQFSRRGPLLAADHPPALPRHEVPAGAEHKFRDHGIAIAGMDVTPLVLEVQRRALSAGVPAGEVVRIIDHLTSTVLNERGMKSRSQALLSSGTASEAIRYKSSPLRSAEESIEITSRITRIEPVDGSGRAPIETMFRDDIGRRESEGITHRQGASINVYAGGKVSLPLGGSAEVMGRAIGGFGFGSDHVTTANGAHGNHTVLTRVDDATMYDAHLRLQVESEKMGTFEVEVKAELTIPARDAPRLEQDVFGHDLRPQGEFNDIRQKLADLHREIDDVRAEFVRSEPVGEYPARGEHPNRGYDPHALEPETLAAGRGTGLGSGIRIHSETLLSAEIRQAVDQTLPDLSQGIRRQIIRDIESRFGGPALEADLTHALHGIRYEKTIGGYTFEILAEGALGRRHEVGSTELKANERRITSRFDTSQREASAGSRAEVRAAARLSVTEGFKIDPVNLALARNGGKAESVGFTAGHTRYDRTETSGGFTITRDLSFDVRMRISRKGAEVLDTSWEVHGSKAEFFIPNAHLPKAPLLAQDVAHVGRIESSTKPPGGVWAHDDRLHATVRLGAMPDLAQRVAEAYAGWAGLPVPAKRLDVPMVFETATDVIKLETMITSHPDGLHYTVSERDGWRYDVQVRADVAGLKHTKSETGVEHEIYSSSNSKMTDTERSRQTVSAHARTGLRATFRRDGEQGDEAAGHPGGDEETARSERKVVTRAGAHAAVKRMTQESSYLGSSDVARVTYADGSPSHWYRGDAVVEVIPTRSNGETVERGPTMYFRVEEIVDVVLPDEVARRHGLAGPEAVEPTKQAGDTTRAYSVPEVAMSAAFVQHLDAQAVFPKILERLRDEKLFLPDQESTNHPVAEHLRGHYSQDALATKLGELRGNGVSSLLFVTDEHGRVTESVGIRVTAEIGDGVHVGERSDVGLMLRNERLSGDLSLREAGSDHGAEVLARYTKSSEGQLSGGEAGYANYRDSHTMDAQGTNVKDINRYQTREVPQEFKHGITYGITIERTRVRPIVEPVESVARNMLLKVGEVTGHDGAARLFDRHVGVTSTSRASADGEVSVLVPGHLTTEVPQGTPVTARTPVVAANPRWAEPLESNALTAMLREGFSKGEVSQVAAPAAGVIEQWAPVAAVPPKLRKEVPSLDDRPNGFELSRPAGMSLAEAAKERTIRAHMEQILAHDYEIPRIGEVGIVANRAREITSAMVKQRVYSQTMSTTGHGQEHGRGRAARGGLSGGSPSEGILGFGGIGGSVKTSDEAASRSADIVERNFLEEQHENTYLELDVTGMVHGKGKPLAIDVDNGLYLRVTPEWLARFNAAHPGVITR; encoded by the coding sequence ATGGGCTTCGACGGGTTCCTCGTGCCCGACTTCGCCAAGCCGTACATCGGCTGGGTGGTCGGCATGGACTGGCCGGAGGGAGACGAGACCGGCTGCTTCCGGTTGGCCGACGCCTGCGTGATCACCGCGCACCGGATCGTCCAGGGCACGGACGCCGACCAGCCAGGGAGCGCGAACAAAATCGGCTCCGCCTGGGATGGGGCGGCCCACCTCGCCTTCGTCACCCATGTCGAGAGGAAGGTCGGCGGTCAGGTCGCCGCTACGGTCAAACGGCTCATGGACGCCGCTGTCGCCCTCAACGGCGTGGGAGTGCAGATCCAGTACACCAAGTACATGATCGAGGTCACCGTCTGGCTGCTGATCGCGCAACTGGCGAAAATACTGCTATTAATCCTGGCCAACGGCGCGGCGGGGCTGGCGCTCATCCCACTGCGTCTGCAGCTCGCACGGATGACGGTCAAACAGCTCGCCAGGGAGTGCCTGCGCAACATAGCGCTGTTCACCGGGATCGTGGCCGGCATGGACCTGGGCATCCAGCATCTGCAGAAGGCCCAAGGCCGCAGGGACGAGATCGACGCCCATCAGGTCACGATCTCGGCGCTGAGCGGTGCCGTCATGGGCGGGCTGATGGGGCTGCTTTCCGGCGGGCTGAGCTGGATGGCCACGCCGGCCCTGCGGGCCGGCCTGACCAGGGCTGAGATGTCCACGGCCGAGAAGCTGCTGGCCGCGGCCAGCTCGTCGTTGTACGGGCAGGCCGCGCAGTATGCCCTGACCGGCGGCATCACGACCGTGGGCACCATGTTGGCCCAGGGGAACTTCAGCTGGGACCTGCTGGCCAAGGGCATCACGTCCAGTGCGCTCGGAGCGGACGGGCAGCACCTGATCACGCATCTGCCCCATGGTGCCGATGGCGCACCCAAGCCGCACCCGACCTCTCCGCCCCCAGATTCGCCGTCCGGACATCCTCCGCCCGGACATCCTCCGCCCGGCTCCGCGCGCGCACCCGAGACCAGCGGTGAAACGACCCTGGCGGCGGCGAGCCACAACCAGCGGACCACCATCAACTCGTCGGCCGGGGTCGACGGGCCGTCTGTCTGGAAGAGCCCCGACGTCTGGAAGAGCCCCGACGTGCTGCCGCAGACCGAGATCCCCGTGTCTCGTCCGGATTCCAACGCGGAGACGCCACACGCGGTGCGGAACGCCTCTCCGTCGCCCCGGCCCGACGGCCCATCGGCGTGGAAGAGCACCGAGACGCCCACACGACAGGCAGAGAGTGCCGCGGCCCGGCCCGACGGCACGCCCACCTGGAAGCAGCCTGAGGCGTCCGCTCAGTCAGCGAATGGCGCGGCGTCAAGGTCGGAGACCGGCTTGCAGTCGACTGACCGGGGCGTTCCGGAGATGGTGGCGAACGCGAGTCGGATGTCTCAGCCTGAGGGGGCTCCCGGGACAAAGGGCGCCGAGCCGATTTCACGGCCGGACATCTCGCAGTCGATCAACAGCCATGTCCCGGACAAAGTGGCGAGCGCCGTTCCGGCGTCCCGGCCGGACGGTCCGGTGGTCTGGCAGAACAAGCCCGAGATCCATCCACCTCGCACCGTCGAGATCGGCGCCTTGGGCGAAACGGCCGTACACGACGTCAAGATCCCCAGCAGCCCGAAGACAGCGGCCCAGGCTCTGGCCGACGGCCTCACCGGCGTCACCAAGCCGGAACGAGCCGCGATCCGCGACTGGCTCACGCAGGTGCTCTCCGACGGAGACCGCGACACATGGACCAACCACCTTCAAAGGGGCGTGGCGCTCAGCGTCAGAGGCAAGGTGATTTACCTCAGACTGACGCCGACCGAGTTCACACACGTGGAGCACCCGAGCCTGGCGCCCGAGAAGCCGGTCACATTCGGCGGGGGCGGTGTGGACGGCAAGTCCTCGCAGGCTTCCTCCCTGGATCGGACCACAGGGCTGATTCGCGCGCTGAGCGACTCGTCGGACGAGGCCGAGGCGAACGCCCTGCCTCGTACGGGCATCAGCAGCACGTTGCGCACGACTCACACCAATGGCATCGAGGTCATCAGCGGCCACAAGTTCGTTTCCCCGGTGCACGAATATTTCCTCGCGGACATCTCCCTGGACGTCTACCGCAACGCTCAGAAGATCGTAGAGACCGCGGCGATCCCCGAGTTGTCCGTGACCCTCCCCTTCCCCAAGCAGTTCTCCCGCCGAGGACCGCTTCTGGCCGCCGACCACCCACCGGCGTTGCCTCGCCACGAGGTCCCGGCCGGAGCCGAGCACAAGTTCCGGGATCACGGGATCGCCATCGCCGGGATGGACGTCACGCCTCTGGTTCTGGAGGTGCAGCGCCGGGCGTTGTCGGCGGGCGTGCCCGCAGGCGAGGTGGTCAGGATCATCGATCACCTCACGTCCACAGTGCTCAACGAACGGGGGATGAAGAGCCGCAGCCAGGCGTTGCTGTCGAGCGGGACGGCCTCCGAGGCGATCCGGTACAAGAGCTCCCCGCTGCGATCAGCGGAGGAATCTATCGAGATCACCAGCCGGATCACGCGGATCGAGCCCGTTGACGGAAGCGGGCGGGCACCGATCGAGACGATGTTCCGGGACGACATCGGACGTCGCGAGAGCGAGGGGATCACACATCGGCAAGGCGCGAGCATCAATGTTTACGCGGGCGGCAAGGTCAGTCTGCCCCTTGGCGGCAGCGCGGAGGTCATGGGACGGGCCATCGGCGGGTTCGGCTTCGGATCGGACCATGTGACGACCGCCAACGGTGCGCACGGCAACCACACCGTCCTGACCAGGGTCGATGACGCCACCATGTACGACGCCCACCTGCGGCTGCAGGTCGAGAGTGAGAAGATGGGCACTTTCGAGGTCGAGGTGAAGGCCGAGCTGACCATACCGGCCCGCGACGCGCCCCGGCTGGAGCAGGACGTCTTCGGCCACGACCTCCGGCCGCAAGGGGAGTTCAATGATATCCGGCAGAAACTCGCTGATCTCCACCGGGAAATAGACGACGTACGTGCGGAGTTCGTGCGAAGCGAACCGGTCGGTGAATACCCGGCCAGAGGCGAGCATCCGAACCGCGGCTACGACCCGCACGCACTGGAGCCGGAGACGCTCGCGGCCGGGCGGGGCACAGGACTGGGCAGCGGCATCCGCATCCACTCGGAGACGCTCCTCAGCGCGGAGATCCGCCAGGCCGTCGATCAGACGCTACCCGACCTCTCGCAGGGGATCAGGCGGCAGATCATCCGGGACATCGAGAGCCGCTTCGGGGGCCCGGCACTGGAAGCCGACCTGACGCATGCCCTGCACGGGATCAGGTACGAGAAGACCATCGGCGGTTACACCTTCGAGATCCTGGCCGAGGGCGCTCTCGGCCGGCGGCACGAGGTCGGCTCGACCGAGCTGAAGGCGAACGAGCGCAGGATCACGTCGCGGTTCGACACCAGCCAGCGGGAGGCCTCTGCCGGAAGCCGTGCGGAGGTGCGTGCCGCCGCGCGCCTCAGTGTGACCGAAGGGTTCAAGATCGACCCTGTGAACCTGGCTCTCGCCAGGAACGGCGGGAAGGCGGAGAGTGTCGGCTTCACCGCTGGTCACACCAGGTACGACCGCACGGAGACCAGCGGCGGCTTCACCATCACGCGGGATCTCTCCTTCGATGTCAGGATGAGGATCTCGCGCAAGGGCGCAGAGGTGCTGGACACGTCGTGGGAGGTGCACGGCAGCAAGGCGGAGTTTTTCATACCGAATGCCCACCTGCCGAAGGCACCGCTGCTCGCGCAGGACGTCGCACATGTGGGTCGCATCGAATCGTCGACCAAGCCGCCCGGTGGCGTCTGGGCTCACGACGACCGGCTGCACGCCACCGTCCGCCTGGGCGCCATGCCTGACCTGGCTCAGAGGGTGGCCGAAGCTTATGCCGGCTGGGCGGGACTGCCAGTGCCCGCGAAGCGCCTGGACGTACCGATGGTGTTCGAGACCGCCACCGATGTGATCAAGCTGGAAACCATGATCACATCTCACCCTGACGGCCTGCACTACACAGTGTCCGAACGAGACGGCTGGCGTTACGACGTGCAGGTGAGGGCTGACGTGGCCGGGTTGAAGCACACCAAGTCGGAGACCGGGGTAGAGCACGAAATCTACTCGAGCAGCAACTCGAAGATGACGGATACCGAGCGCAGCAGGCAGACCGTGAGCGCACACGCCCGGACCGGTCTGCGCGCCACCTTCAGGCGCGATGGCGAGCAGGGCGATGAGGCGGCAGGTCACCCGGGAGGGGACGAGGAAACCGCGAGAAGCGAGCGAAAGGTCGTGACGCGAGCGGGAGCGCACGCCGCTGTGAAGCGGATGACCCAGGAAAGCTCCTACCTGGGCAGCAGCGACGTCGCCCGGGTCACCTACGCAGACGGGAGCCCCTCGCACTGGTATCGCGGAGACGCCGTCGTGGAGGTGATACCGACCAGATCCAACGGGGAAACGGTCGAACGAGGTCCGACCATGTACTTCCGGGTCGAAGAGATCGTGGACGTCGTCCTTCCGGACGAGGTGGCACGCCGTCACGGTTTGGCAGGCCCGGAGGCCGTGGAGCCCACCAAGCAGGCGGGAGACACGACCCGCGCCTACTCCGTGCCCGAGGTGGCTATGAGCGCCGCCTTCGTTCAGCATCTCGACGCGCAGGCCGTATTCCCGAAGATCCTCGAGAGGCTTCGCGACGAGAAGCTGTTCCTCCCGGACCAGGAGTCCACGAACCACCCGGTGGCCGAGCACCTGCGCGGCCACTACAGCCAGGATGCGCTCGCCACGAAATTGGGAGAACTGCGCGGAAACGGAGTGTCCTCCTTGTTGTTCGTCACGGATGAACACGGCCGAGTCACCGAAAGCGTGGGTATCCGGGTCACGGCCGAGATCGGCGACGGAGTACACGTCGGCGAGCGCTCTGACGTCGGCCTCATGCTCCGCAACGAGCGCCTCAGCGGTGACCTGAGCCTGCGCGAGGCGGGCTCGGACCACGGCGCGGAGGTGCTCGCGCGCTACACCAAGTCTTCGGAGGGCCAACTCAGCGGAGGCGAAGCGGGCTACGCGAACTACCGCGACTCCCACACCATGGACGCACAGGGAACGAATGTGAAAGACATCAATCGTTACCAGACGCGTGAAGTTCCGCAGGAGTTCAAGCATGGGATCACGTACGGGATCACGATCGAGCGCACCCGTGTCCGCCCTATCGTGGAACCCGTGGAGAGCGTGGCCCGCAACATGCTGCTCAAGGTGGGCGAGGTGACCGGACACGACGGGGCGGCGAGGCTCTTCGACAGGCATGTCGGGGTCACCTCGACGTCCAGAGCGAGCGCGGACGGCGAAGTCAGCGTATTGGTGCCGGGACATCTCACCACGGAGGTCCCGCAAGGCACCCCGGTCACGGCGCGTACGCCGGTCGTCGCCGCGAACCCGCGATGGGCGGAGCCGCTGGAGTCCAACGCCTTGACCGCCATGCTGAGGGAGGGCTTCTCCAAGGGAGAGGTCAGCCAGGTCGCGGCCCCGGCCGCCGGGGTGATAGAGCAATGGGCGCCGGTGGCCGCCGTCCCGCCGAAGCTCCGGAAGGAGGTGCCCTCGCTGGACGACCGGCCCAACGGATTCGAGCTCTCCCGCCCGGCCGGCATGTCCCTTGCCGAGGCCGCCAAGGAAAGGACCATACGCGCCCATATGGAGCAGATACTCGCACATGACTACGAGATCCCACGGATCGGCGAGGTGGGGATCGTGGCCAACAGGGCCCGGGAGATCACCAGTGCGATGGTCAAGCAACGCGTCTACTCGCAGACCATGAGTACAACCGGGCACGGCCAGGAACACGGCCGGGGCCGGGCCGCCCGAGGAGGCCTGTCCGGCGGATCGCCCAGCGAAGGGATCCTCGGCTTCGGCGGCATCGGTGGCAGCGTGAAGACGTCGGACGAAGCCGCATCACGGAGCGCCGACATCGTCGAACGTAACTTCCTGGAGGAGCAGCACGAGAACACGTACCTCGAGCTGGACGTCACCGGCATGGTCCACGGTAAGGGCAAGCCTCTGGCGATAGACGTCGACAACGGCCTCTACCTGAGAGTCACCCCCGAGTGGCTCGCCAGGTTCAACGCCGCGCATCCCGGGGTCATCACGCGCTGA
- a CDS encoding zinc-binding dehydrogenase → MAYTTAYGMLVEIGRIRSGDTVLITAASSSVGLAAIQIARHLVAIPIATTRTGAKKERLLQAGAAHVIATEEEDDVVEQVHALTGGSGTALAVDSVAGEAIHKIATAVVPGGTLIMYGALDPIPMPIAADLRGRAVHWYSFFELTMDRPQLRRAEHFINAGLRAGTLSPVIDRTFDFDDVVQAHRHLESNAQIGKIVLTVRH, encoded by the coding sequence ATGGCCTACACCACCGCCTACGGCATGCTGGTGGAGATCGGCCGGATCCGTTCCGGTGACACCGTGCTCATCACGGCCGCCTCCAGCAGCGTCGGCCTGGCCGCGATCCAGATCGCCAGACACCTCGTCGCGATCCCCATCGCGACCACCCGGACGGGTGCCAAGAAGGAACGCCTGCTCCAGGCCGGCGCCGCACACGTCATCGCGACCGAGGAGGAGGACGACGTCGTCGAACAGGTCCACGCCCTCACCGGCGGCAGCGGCACCGCGCTGGCCGTGGACTCTGTCGCGGGCGAGGCCATCCACAAGATCGCCACAGCGGTGGTCCCCGGCGGCACCCTGATCATGTATGGCGCCCTCGACCCCATCCCGATGCCGATCGCCGCCGACCTGCGTGGCCGGGCCGTCCACTGGTACTCCTTCTTCGAGCTCACCATGGACCGGCCGCAGCTGCGCCGTGCCGAGCACTTCATCAACGCGGGCCTGCGCGCCGGGACCCTCTCGCCGGTGATCGACCGGACGTTCGACTTCGACGACGTCGTCCAGGCCCACCGTCACCTGGAATCCAACGCCCAGATCGGCAAGATCGTCCTCACCGTCCGGCACTGA
- a CDS encoding alpha/beta fold hydrolase, which produces MKEIELSAGTIAYEDTGEGPTLVLLHGLMMDASLWENVIADLSADHRCVAPTLPLGAHRHAMHANADLSLAGVSRLVAEFLERLDLHDVTLVGNDTGGALVQLLMRDGAARVERVVLASCDAFDNFPPGLTGKTLVLAGKLPPRMFGLFMQQMRIRMLRRLPLAFGWLTLRGDAATARWLKPVLTQPEIRRDAVRTLRAAANGAGSLLAAAERLPSFDRRALVVWAKGDRVMPPEHGRRLAELLPRGQLVEVDDSYTLIPLDQPTRLAQIIREFIHTCDVS; this is translated from the coding sequence GTGAAGGAGATCGAGCTGTCCGCCGGGACGATCGCATACGAGGACACCGGCGAGGGGCCCACGCTCGTGCTGTTGCACGGGCTGATGATGGACGCCTCGCTGTGGGAGAACGTGATCGCCGACCTGTCCGCCGACCACCGATGCGTGGCACCGACGCTGCCCCTGGGAGCCCACCGTCACGCCATGCACGCCAACGCCGACCTGTCGCTTGCCGGAGTCTCGCGGCTGGTCGCGGAGTTCCTTGAGCGCCTCGATCTGCATGACGTCACCCTCGTCGGCAACGACACCGGCGGAGCACTCGTCCAACTGCTCATGCGTGACGGCGCCGCACGCGTGGAGCGGGTCGTGCTCGCCTCATGCGATGCGTTCGACAACTTCCCGCCAGGGCTGACAGGCAAGACGCTCGTGCTGGCCGGCAAGCTCCCGCCCCGGATGTTCGGGCTGTTCATGCAGCAGATGCGGATCCGGATGCTCCGGCGGCTCCCGCTCGCGTTCGGGTGGCTGACGCTGCGCGGAGACGCCGCCACCGCCCGCTGGCTGAAGCCGGTCCTGACACAGCCGGAGATCCGCCGCGACGCCGTACGCACACTCCGCGCGGCGGCGAACGGCGCCGGCTCCCTGCTCGCCGCGGCCGAACGACTGCCGAGCTTCGACCGTCGCGCCCTCGTGGTCTGGGCGAAGGGAGACCGGGTGATGCCGCCCGAACACGGCCGGCGCCTCGCCGAACTCCTCCCACGAGGACAACTGGTCGAGGTGGACGACAGTTACACGCTGATCCCCCTGGACCAGCCGACCAGGCTCGCTCAGATCATCCGAGAGTTCATCCACACGTGCGACGTGTCCTAG
- a CDS encoding alcohol dehydrogenase catalytic domain-containing protein encodes MNAAAKAISEEYPACAVMIRSGASDSRSSRAAMVIRHHVRYVSGGCPISAANRRANAEAAGMVEAVGEGVDGFAPGDLVGSVPAFLMNEYGTYGQQAILPASAIVRRPDGIDAVTGAST; translated from the coding sequence TTGAACGCGGCGGCGAAGGCGATCTCCGAGGAGTATCCGGCCTGTGCGGTGATGATCCGCAGCGGTGCGTCGGACTCGCGCAGCAGCCGGGCGGCGATGGTCATCCGCCACCACGTCAGGTACGTCAGCGGCGGCTGCCCGATCAGCGCGGCGAACCGCCGGGCGAACGCCGAGGCGGCCGGCATGGTGGAGGCCGTCGGCGAGGGAGTGGACGGGTTCGCCCCGGGCGACCTGGTCGGCTCCGTCCCGGCATTCCTGATGAACGAATACGGCACCTACGGCCAGCAGGCGATCCTGCCCGCCTCCGCCATCGTCCGCCGCCCGGACGGCATCGACGCGGTGACCGGCGCTTCGACGTGA
- a CDS encoding MarR family transcriptional regulator has translation MTSSALEEAESARRRRRVTNAIKESLRELSIQLSLLNRQVSAHVDLKDVDLSCLDIINRHGPLSPTALARRAGLHPATITGILDRLQRDGWVTRDRDPQASDRRAVEVRALRDRNTELFALYTGMNSVMDQICDRYTDPELELFVDFLRRTTAAGQDATSELARE, from the coding sequence ATGACGTCCTCCGCCCTCGAAGAGGCCGAGTCGGCACGGCGTCGACGCCGGGTGACGAACGCGATAAAGGAGTCGCTGCGCGAACTGAGCATCCAGTTGTCCTTGCTCAACCGTCAGGTCAGCGCGCACGTCGACCTCAAGGACGTCGATCTGTCCTGCCTGGACATCATCAACCGGCACGGCCCGCTCAGCCCCACCGCGCTGGCACGCCGCGCCGGCCTGCACCCCGCCACCATCACCGGCATTCTGGATCGACTCCAGCGCGACGGCTGGGTCACCCGCGACCGCGACCCGCAGGCGTCCGACCGCCGCGCCGTCGAGGTCCGCGCCCTCCGCGATCGCAACACGGAACTGTTCGCGCTCTATACCGGCATGAACTCGGTCATGGACCAGATCTGCGATCGGTACACCGACCCCGAGCTTGAGCTGTTCGTCGACTTCCTCCGCCGCACCACCGCCGCCGGCCAGGACGCCACCAGCGAACTGGCTCGCGAGTAA